Proteins encoded in a region of the Corynebacterium breve genome:
- a CDS encoding hydrogenase maturation protease: MAKKITAIGIGNPIMADDGVGLAILNALASEPLGDVEYIDGGTSGMELLPDVQDADRLLILDGIKGPTPGEVRVVAGDQIKILQRAHLSPHQVGLLDLLTAARLLGKEPAEVVVVGVVAQEVDLQVGLNDVVAQAVPEAVGKARAVLESWVTQSVSTST; the protein is encoded by the coding sequence ATGGCTAAGAAAATCACTGCCATTGGCATCGGCAACCCGATTATGGCTGATGACGGGGTGGGGCTTGCGATTCTTAATGCACTAGCGTCGGAGCCACTCGGCGATGTCGAGTACATCGACGGGGGCACGTCTGGCATGGAGCTTCTCCCCGATGTGCAAGATGCCGACCGGCTCCTGATTCTCGACGGCATCAAAGGCCCCACCCCGGGCGAAGTCCGAGTAGTCGCGGGAGACCAGATCAAGATTCTGCAGCGAGCGCACCTCAGCCCACACCAAGTGGGGTTGCTCGACTTACTCACTGCCGCACGGCTGCTGGGCAAGGAGCCTGCAGAAGTAGTCGTCGTCGGTGTGGTCGCTCAGGAAGTTGACCTTCAGGTTGGGCTGAACGACGTGGTTGCCCAAGCTGTCCCGGAGGCTGTTGGCAAGGCGCGCGCTGTGCTTGAAAGTTGGGTCACTCAGTCCGTCTCTACGTCGACATAA
- a CDS encoding hydrogenase maturation nickel metallochaperone HypA translates to MHELSLLGGVTDIVSKAVEPSTVVRDVGLVVGARSGVLVDALFAAWPVAKQGTCCAGASLHVTEVAATVWCPACEGEQEIDEYFALTCPECGTPTADLRRGKEFHVDYVDVETD, encoded by the coding sequence ATGCATGAACTATCGCTGCTCGGGGGAGTCACCGATATCGTATCGAAGGCGGTCGAGCCCTCTACTGTGGTGCGTGATGTCGGCCTCGTCGTCGGCGCTAGGTCCGGAGTGCTTGTCGACGCCCTCTTTGCTGCTTGGCCCGTCGCAAAGCAAGGAACGTGCTGCGCGGGAGCTTCTTTGCACGTCACAGAAGTAGCGGCCACAGTGTGGTGCCCGGCTTGTGAAGGTGAGCAAGAAATCGACGAGTATTTCGCCCTGACCTGCCCCGAGTGCGGGACTCCCACCGCGGATCTGCGCCGTGGGAAGGAATTCCATGTCGATTATGTCGACGTAGAGACGGACTGA
- the cybH gene encoding Ni/Fe-hydrogenase, b-type cytochrome subunit produces the protein MTTARESSTSKISVVDSVPVADIGRETLLRLAAASPEGSSDPVDQALVQSVQGNQGRTSNFDPATPERKYSIAIVRDSETDIAVMRGDVDAVLDAAHGHDGSRRLIRKGVDSMQRKGHRCLTVATAPVTGNDPGEFELKGYVVLGKGEHRRPVSQSRGGFTRVELWPRALRVQHWLNMALIIALTVTGYYILDPYYATPASGDTGFIMGWVRLVHYIAGASWIALAIWRLWLTVTAKTRQMHRRSLWPIYNREGLKDMWGTIQYYLFIKREEPIHIGHNALQQITYTGIYALCIVQMGTGLALWGLANQDNWFWVLMSYPVHWIGIAGIRLIHTIIMYVIWAFVVIHVYLAFRADALEDHGGVSAMINGGVWLPTGTKPVDGPEVE, from the coding sequence ATGACAACCGCTAGGGAGTCGTCGACAAGCAAAATCTCCGTTGTAGACTCCGTCCCAGTTGCTGACATCGGTCGCGAAACGCTGCTGCGTTTGGCGGCGGCGTCGCCGGAAGGAAGCTCGGACCCTGTCGACCAGGCGCTCGTACAGTCTGTGCAGGGCAATCAGGGGCGCACGAGCAACTTCGATCCAGCAACGCCCGAGCGTAAGTATTCAATCGCGATCGTGCGTGACAGCGAGACCGACATCGCGGTTATGCGCGGCGACGTTGATGCAGTCCTCGACGCTGCCCACGGTCATGATGGGTCACGCCGACTCATCCGCAAGGGTGTGGATTCCATGCAGCGCAAGGGTCACCGCTGTCTCACCGTGGCCACTGCGCCAGTAACGGGCAACGACCCGGGCGAGTTCGAATTGAAGGGCTACGTGGTGCTGGGCAAAGGTGAGCACCGACGGCCGGTATCGCAAAGTCGTGGTGGTTTTACTCGCGTTGAGCTGTGGCCTCGCGCCCTCCGAGTGCAACATTGGCTCAACATGGCGCTGATCATTGCGTTGACTGTGACCGGGTACTACATATTGGACCCCTACTACGCCACCCCGGCGTCCGGGGACACTGGATTCATCATGGGGTGGGTACGTTTGGTGCACTATATTGCTGGTGCATCGTGGATCGCTTTAGCAATTTGGCGATTATGGCTCACGGTGACAGCGAAGACTCGACAGATGCACCGTCGCTCACTGTGGCCGATTTACAATCGCGAGGGCCTCAAAGACATGTGGGGCACGATTCAGTATTACCTCTTCATCAAACGTGAAGAACCAATACACATCGGCCACAACGCGCTGCAGCAAATCACCTACACGGGCATCTACGCCCTGTGCATTGTGCAAATGGGCACCGGGCTTGCTCTGTGGGGGCTGGCCAATCAGGATAATTGGTTCTGGGTCCTGATGAGCTACCCGGTGCACTGGATTGGCATCGCGGGAATCAGGCTGATTCACACGATCATTATGTACGTCATTTGGGCGTTCGTCGTAATCCACGTGTACTTGGCGTTCCGTGCTGACGCGCTGGAAGACCACGGTGGTGTGTCCGCAATGATCAACGGTGGTGTGTGGTTGCCCACGGGCACCAAACCTGTTGACGGGCCGGAAGTTGAGTAG